In the Helianthus annuus cultivar XRQ/B chromosome 11, HanXRQr2.0-SUNRISE, whole genome shotgun sequence genome, one interval contains:
- the LOC110891618 gene encoding agamous-like MADS-box protein AGL80 has translation MYFCCSPNNMTRSMVMYQFIEDERVRNVTMRKRKASLMKKMNELKILCDVDACLVMYETDDSPPDVWPSPSEAHRVIQKFNKSPMWSSNALQDHSAYLQKQIAKMKKQLAKEKEKNMKHLMVKCLFDENALREVNNQEVLDGVRSAIDSEIEAIDDMIKEAQEKAKKKMVFRTFF, from the coding sequence ATGTATTTCTGTTGTTCACCAAACAACATGACTCGCTCAATGGTTATGTACCAGTTCATTGAGGATGAACGCGTCAGGAATGTAACCATGAGGAAGAGGAAGGCGAGTCTAATGAAGAAGATGAATGAGTTGAAGATTTTGTGTGATGTTGATGCATGTCTTGTGATGTATGAAACTGACGACAGTCCACCTGATGTTTGGCCATCTCCTTCTGAAGCGCATCGCGTGATTCAAAAGTTTAATAAATCGCCAATGTGGAGTTCTAATGCCTTACAAGATCACTCAGCTTATCTTCAAAAACAAATAGCCAAAATGAAGAAACAGTTGGCAAAGGAAAAGGAGAAGAACATGAAACATTTAATGGTGAAATGTTTGTTTGATGAGAACGCACTCAGGGAGGTCAACAATCAAGAGGTTTTGGATGGTGTGCGTTCTGCGATTGACAGTGAGATTGAAGCAATTGATGACATGATTAAGGAAGCTCAAGAGAAGGCCAAGAAAAAGATGGTTTTTAGAACCTTCTTTTAA